The Rhopalosiphum maidis isolate BTI-1 chromosome 4, ASM367621v3, whole genome shotgun sequence region acacacacacacatatatgtatatttgtgtatatatatatatatatatatatatatatatatatatgtaaatatttattacaactaaaatagtaaaaatttaaacataacacttaataaaaatatataaatttgagttgtttttcttcaataaattcaaataacaatcttaaaaatttaataatattattaaaaattaaaaattaacaaaaaaaaaataataaaaaaaaaaaaaaaaaaatataatagacaaCAGTATTACGAAGgcgcataaaattatattggtaaCTTACACACaagatgttataatataatctcgttaaaaaaaaaaaaacaaaaagataCGTATATTTTACCCTTAGTctatccattattattaaataatatttaacgtaaTCATATTgtgtactattaatattattagatccgtttaagaataatatagtatataataatcaaaacataatagtatataaaattataatatttataacgtgtaacaaaaaaaaattatatatatatttattaaaattaaaacgatcgtaggtatacgttttataattgtatattataacctataacACATTgtctatacctattatttttattatatccgtTAAATACAGTTAATTTATATCGCTTTTTGTATGTTTTGCAGATTTCATTTTAAGTATTGTCTTTTGACTAGctttacgatattttttaagcattttcCGTGTACCGTGTATGTTGGTTGGATGCTGaacacattattatcatcgcAGTTATACTATTCGAATCATTCGAATATTCGAACCATAATTATAACCATAATCATCATCCGTTTGACGATACCtacatagttttataatatatacattacacgatctaatttttatttatttttttttttttatcataattatctaatttaattttaagaaatattaaagaatattgCATGAACGCAAATCATTTgtcattatagttttttttttttttttttatcgtattcCGTACAGAAACACCCCGAagcgaaaatattaatttaattatgttattatattatgtacatagatacttttatacatatagacGAACTTTGGCGTTCTttctgtatgtatttattacaagaatattatttttattatttacagctGAAATATAACCGAGATTTCTTAAGCCCTGTTGGTAAACACGGGTGTCGagagtaaacaaaataacaaccGAAACACAcgtttacacattattatattaatcatgtatatatataatatttatatacatatatatttaataataataataataataataataataattgatatatttttttcctttttcgtGTCCGCGCACGGCGCAGCATccgggcggcggcggtggaacAGGGGAACCGGTTAGCGAGAAAACCGTATATTATCGAACtggaagttaaaaaaaaataatacgcgcACACAAGTGGGAACGTGAGCGTGCGCGTGCGTGTgttaaaagtgaaaaaaaaacaaaccgtATATAACGATTTCATCGACCGGTTTTCGTcctgcacacacacacacacacacacacacactggcTGAATCTAGAGCATCCTGCTCGAcgcgttttaaatattatggtaatgcGAAATGCACTATTGACCGATAGAGAAACCGTTTtctaatatactatacctacCTCTATACTTGTACAGTCGCGTCACCACCAAGTCTATAAAGCGTGATATCTCTCGAGATATTCTTTTCGCCCCCGCTCCTACTTCGCCAGACCCGTCTGTCGACCGTGTGAAGAAGCGTTTCGTCGTTCAACGTCCGACTACGAGAGCAAacaagagtaaaaaaaaaaaaaaaatgttcaactaTAAGGCGCGTATATTGTCGTGATGATAGTGCTATACGCGCGTGCTGCTGTGGACATTTCCGTGTCGAACGACGAGAGAAAAGCGTTTGACTTTTCTGGGTCCGATTCTCCGCGTAACGCGCTGCGGTGGACACGATTCGGTTTCGGTGGCGTGATGTGTCGACGGGCAATGCCGATCGATTgtttacaatatcataatataaagtgGTTGTCGTACGACATTGTCACTgcgtttataaaacattaaactcCCGTAAAGGTacgagttttattttaaattaatattattttagatttaagtcTTTTAGTAAATTCTGTTACGATCGAAAACAAAAGCGTGTGGATCACGGTGGGTCAAAATCGAAACTacaaacataacataatattatataataatatagtcaaacTAGATTAGCATAACATTTAggtatacgtaaatattactttaatatcaatatgggTTCGGCATTGCGAGCATACGTACCGCCGTTTGTCAAAAGCTATAGTAGAACGGACGAAACGTCGACACTACGTTACACAACATACCGATCCAATGCGAGGAGCTAATCGCGACAGTTGGTCCTGTTATCGCTATCACAGAACGATCGCGGTCGGTTGCGGGGAACAGCGAGTttccaaaaatacaatataaatcttatataataacacacgTGCACGTTTTAcgacacaaaatatttacacgcaataatgattatgatgataaactatatatgtaaatttaaaaataataataataataataataataataataataataataataatacaatccgCAACTAAAAACTACGTAGGTACACCCGTACCACTAAggatatactaaaatattgtattaaacattacgttactcgtattatataatataatatattattcgttacCTCGTCGAAAAGTCGTGTAGAGAAAAATTGAGGCAATACGCGATGTGTATATGCGTACGCggagaaaaagaaaattagcTCCACGCGATGGTCGCGCACCCGCAGAGATCCGACCGGCGGCGCTTGAGAGACTGGCACGCAcgagtcgtcgtcgtcgtggtCGTCGGATCAACCGCGTTTTCGACGACTGCGGGCCGCGGCAACCGCGGTCGTGgtatcggcggcggcggcggcggtgcgaCGATCGCGATGGGAAGCCGCGGAGGCGGAGGGTCAGGTGCTGTTGACGCACTCCTTTTCGGCGGTCGCGGCCGCGGTGGACACGTCGACCGTGCCCGAAGACGATTCCGTGGAACCGGCCGACGAGGCGGACGACCGGGACGAGAACTTCTCGGCCGGAGACGCGTCGCCCGGCGAACCTCGGCGGTACGGGCACGAGGCGGACGTCGTCGACTGTCGCCGCCCGCCGCCGGTCGGACGCGCGAGTCCGCCGCCCCGACCGTGGCCGATGGCCGCGGCCGCAGCGGCTGCggccgcggcggcggcgaacCGGCTGCCGTCCTCGCTCACCTTGCCCATGAATGATCGGATCTCCTCGAAGTACGACTCGTCGCCGGCGCCGGGGCCGCGGGACGGACGCCTCCGGTTGGCCGCGGCAGCAGCGGCGGCTGCGGCCACTACGGCCGCGGACGAAGACAGCCTGTCGTCCATTATGGTCGGACCGTCGGCCTCGTGCTTCTTGAGGTGCCGGTCCAGGTTGGTCTGCTGCCCGAAACACCGCTCGCACAGCGGACACTTGAACGGTTTCTCCTTGTTGTGTATGTTGCGCACGTGCCGTTGCAGGTTGGACGATATGCTGAACGACCGTTCGCAGTAGTTGCACTTGTACGGTTGCTCGCCCGTGTGCGTCCGCAGATGCCTAGTCAGGTTGGCGCTGCGCGGGAACACCTTCTGACAAAACTTGCACGAGTACCTGTCAACAAGCGTGTACACAAAGCCGTTAGTAAATGCCTATTGACTTTTTTCGCATCGCCCGTTCACTGAGCACGGACGTAATCCCACATGACATCGTCAGATTTTTACAAGTATTTACGTTTAGTGTAATAAGCATATTATGAGTATACGAGACTATTGAGTTATTGTCTAGGTCCAAAGAATTTGAttctttattttgaaaagcaCATCGATTGAATATGATATGAGATCAGTAGGCGATAACAGTAATAGTAATGATAATGCCCGATAACGGGTAACGATAAACACGTTTTATAATCTTTGTTTATACGATTATCCCAATTATATCGAAAAttcaacttaatataatatcaatttttccgTACTCGACGGGATATCACCGCCGTCTCCCGACCATCTATTAACACTCTGGTAAAGGTCTCTCACGCTGCACCGACACCGTGTCGCGCCCTCACACTGTCTCGTGTATACACGAAACGCACGACTGCCCATCATCCCGCCCGACCCCAACCGCGGTTGTCGCTATTGACATTATCGGGTCGACGTACCTGTCTTTCGGTTTCCCGGACGTCTCCTGGAACGCCGACGACTTGTGCTGCGGAGATCTGGCCACGGGTGGCGgcagtggcggcggcggcggttgtCTGACGACGTCGTAGGTGGGCGGCGGCACGTGGTGGTGCCCGTTGAGCAGCGGCGCGTTGATGAACGGATAGTGCTGCGGCGGCCTGTGGTAACCGCCGCCCGTCTGGTAACCGGCCAGCGACGGCATCCGGGACTTGTCGCCCACGGCGCCCGCCCTGTATATGGCCTCCAGCATCATTGGGTGAAGCGGCTGCGGCGGGAACAGCACCGGATAGTTGACCATCCGCTGGTGGTGGTGTCGTTCGTCTTCGACGGTTATGCCACCGCGGCggtgctgctgctgctgctgttgctgttgctgttgctgttgctgttgctgttgctgttgttgttgctgctgcaGCTGGTGTTGTTGCTGTTGGTGGTGCTGCAGTTGGTTCGGGTTCTGGTGGTGCTGCGGCGGTTGGTAGTGCCGATGGTGATGATGGACGTGATCGTCGGTCACGATCACTTCCTTGTCGGACGACGAACACGGACTGTGCACCGCTGTCCCGCGGTCGCTGTTGTGGTCGCCGTGGTGGTACCGCTGCAGTCCCTCGGACGGCGGTCCCGGGCTGTCGACCTGGATGTCCTCCGGGGACGGCGTCCTGATGATCAGGTTCTGGTTCTCGTCCTCCATCTCGTCGCCGCGACGCGATTTCTTGTAGTCGACGCGCAGGTCGAGCGGCTGATCGTTGTTGGCGTTGCCACTGCCGTCGTACGGTTTGAACGCGGCCGGCGACATGCGGTGCGACCGGAGCGGCGACCGTGGCGACGACGATGGCGAGCTGCCGCCGTTGCGGGACAGGTCGAACGGCATCATGTCCTCGTCGtcctcgtcgtcgtcgttgtccgCGGCCGAGCCGTCGTCGTCGCGACGGTGACGGTGGTGATCCAACTGGTCGTGGTGCCTGCGGTGATGGTGGTGATGGTGGTGAGCCGGGTACACGGAACCCTGTTTAGGGGACACGCACGGCACCACTGCGGGCACGGCGACCATCTTGCGCGGGCTCGAATGCTTCTCGCGCATGCTGGACGGATCGCGCGGATGCGCTACTGATGCGACCACGGGTCGTGGGTAGTAGGTGTACCACGCCGGAGGAGACGTGTCCACCACGCTCATCACTTTGGCCACGCCGTCTGCGGAAACACggaaaagaaagaaaaaaaaaaaacgttattaacagATCGTCGTTTACACTCGTTCGTGATATAATGCATGTCACGTCTAATGTGGTATTGAATacgatgtaatattattttaagatacacACGGCGATAAATGTCAAATCGCGTTATCGACGGAATAATAGT contains the following coding sequences:
- the LOC113549514 gene encoding protein glass-like codes for the protein MSVVDTSPPAWYTYYPRPVVASVAHPRDPSSMREKHSSPRKMVAVPAVVPCVSPKQGSVYPAHHHHHHHRRHHDQLDHHRHRRDDDGSAADNDDDEDDEDMMPFDLSRNGGSSPSSSPRSPLRSHRMSPAAFKPYDGSGNANNDQPLDLRVDYKKSRRGDEMEDENQNLIIRTPSPEDIQVDSPGPPSEGLQRYHHGDHNSDRGTAVHSPCSSSDKEVIVTDDHVHHHHRHYQPPQHHQNPNQLQHHQQQQHQLQQQQQQQQQQQQQQQQQQQQQQHRRGGITVEDERHHHQRMVNYPVLFPPQPLHPMMLEAIYRAGAVGDKSRMPSLAGYQTGGGYHRPPQHYPFINAPLLNGHHHVPPPTYDVVRQPPPPPLPPPVARSPQHKSSAFQETSGKPKDRYSCKFCQKVFPRSANLTRHLRTHTGEQPYKCNYCERSFSISSNLQRHVRNIHNKEKPFKCPLCERCFGQQTNLDRHLKKHEADGPTIMDDRLSSSAAVVAAAAAAAAANRRRPSRGPGAGDESYFEEIRSFMGKVSEDGSRFAAAAAAAAAAAAIGHGRGGGLARPTGGGRRQSTTSASCPYRRGSPGDASPAEKFSSRSSASSAGSTESSSGTVDVSTAAATAEKECVNST